Below is a genomic region from Erigeron canadensis isolate Cc75 chromosome 7, C_canadensis_v1, whole genome shotgun sequence.
ATTGCTTACTAACCAGATTATCGGTCAGTTTTAATGTAGTTCCATAATCAAATTTTAATCTGATAAGTATTTAAGAAATTTATGAAACTGAACAAAAAGGACTTATTCTGATTCATATCAGTTTTGACTTATTGTCCAATCCGCTTTGCTGACACATTTAGCATAAAGCTACAAAGGTTCCGAGTAGAACATCAGAAAGGGTAATTTATCTGAGATTACCTCTCTTTTCTTGTAGTCGATTCCAGTAACCGGGTTTGTTGATTTGGCTTTTAGTTGTTCATAAGTATAGGAACTTTGACTGTTCTCACAATCTTTTTCAGTCTCATCTGTTTCCTTTGTAGAAGATTCCTGTTCGTTGGTCTCTAGAGTTGGCTCAGATGTCTCAGTCTCATTAGTAGCTTCAGAACCTTCATTTTGTTCAGAAACGTTGGAGGGTTCTTCGGTTTGCACCGGAGCTGCACATCACCATATGGGTTGTCATTATAATAATGTATGTTTTGGACACAGTAACGCATTTTTtccaattttatagattttgaCATAACTTGTCAGAAACAAATCTATATGTTAAACTTTCTATCTTCTACAAATGCAAAAATAAGTAGAAACAAGAGTGGGAAATTGGATAATTAATATTGGATGATTGAACAATATAACTTTCACACTTTGAGTACTAGGAATGTGGTTACGTGCAACTATGCAAGCCAAAGTATGCATGTCCACCCCTGAACAGAAAATTCCGTTTTCTTAGTAGTGCCTGAAATGTAAGAAATACAAATTGGCTGAATTTTGATATTATGCACAGACAGTTAATAGGTCCATGTGGCCCATTACCGCTAACAAGACCCCCAgtctccaaagatgatttttaCTTTGTAGATTTTAAAGATGAATTTTCGGACTGGAGCCTTGAGGACAAGATTCTTTAACTGTTCATAACTGTCTGTGCATGGATGAGCCCAAAAATTGGTGTTTGACTACTTACAACCGGGCCGGTTAAGAGTGAGATTGAGCCATCACCCATCAAATTCTTTAGCCATATGTGGTCATGAAAGGACCAGACCAGGTTCATTGTGCATGTATCTCTAATTTCTATGGTAGTAAGTACCTTCGTCAGAAATGCTTGACCCGCCAGTAATACCGGGTGAGACAGCTCCCCCACTAATGCCCGGGGAGGCAGCTCCACCACTGACACCAGGTGAGGCAGCTCCGCCTCCAAAGCCAGGTGAGGCAGCTCCAGTACTAAAACGCGGCGAGCCAGGCCCACCACCAATACCAGGTGAGATAGATTCAGTTGATGTATTTCTTCTGTGGTGCCTACGAGGGGGGGAATCAGGCGGCCCCTTCTTTTCAGCAGTGAGGACCGTGGATAAGGCAGCGACTGCGGCAGCTCTTTGTGACCCATGACTAGGCATTCTTGGAGCGACAGGAGTTTTGGTAACATTAGATGATTTGAAAGCAGAAGTCAAAGCTGCCATTGCAGATGCTCTCTGGGTCGCTCCGCTTAGACTTACTCTCGGTTTATTATCTTGGCTCTGCAATAAGATAAGATATCCATGAGACATTAATAAAAACTTGTAAACATTAAACACTCTAGTTTCAGCCATTTACCTCTGTTATACAGCCTGGACCAAAGAGTAGCACAGCCTTCTTCTTGAATGAGGTTGCCTGAGCCTAAATgtgtaaataaaagagaaaaagtatatgcGATTAAGATATACATAACAGATCACTCACTTGTAACAAAATATGAGTCTACACTGGTAGCCTAACAAAATCGTTTGAATCATAATGTCATATATGGACATGTCACTAATTTATCTAAGCCAAAAGTCATCACCCATACCTGAAATGGATTGTTACTATTCAATATTTATACTTAATGGAGGTGAAATTTACGACCCACTCATTATGAATGAGTTGAGTtggctgttttttttttttatctcaaatgaGTCAATCAAAAAACTTCTGCCGAAAGGAGAATGAGTCCGATGAAATGAGTTATTTAATATTAACAATAGACAACCTTCTAAGTGGCTTTATGTATAGATCTAGATATTTATCTTAgtagcatatttttttttgtaaggggAGCCACATTGGGGTCAGAGGGGCCGGCTGACCCCTCAGCTTTTTCCAGCCCCtttgtaaaacaaaaaacagaTATTGAGATATCTCCATGTTTGATCCATAAAACTCAACCTGACCCGACAGCTTTGGCATGCACTAAACAAATGTTTTGTTAACCTGAACTCATTCCAACTAGTTACCCAACTCGTCCATCTTGCCATCTCTAGTCAGTTGTGTATACAATTACAAGAAGGCAAAAGTACAATACATACGCTAATTTTTGAAGGATCCCATGAGAAATATGTTGTGAAAAAACAAGGTTCACTTCCCTCTGGTACTTTATATAACGGCACATACGGGGACAAGCCATCCGTAGATGCAGCCAAGTCTACGTATTTCTGAAATCATATAATTTAAGAaatttttaaatagaaaaaggaTATCTTCATAGAAAAGCATAACTATTTCTTGTAGCTTAATACCTGGCCAGTTCCAAAAGCCTTCTGTTTTTCCTTTGGGTCTACTGACTGGCCGACCCAAACAGCCACCTCAGCATGTGTATCTAATATCATAACATCTTCTGTCAACAAATCATCTTGTTCAAAACTGTAAACTTCTTCAATCTGTCATCGAATCAAACTTCATTTAAACCATTCATAGAATAGTTGAAAGATGCGTCCAAACAAAAAATACATCAAGAACTCACCTCAAACTTTCCTGTGGATCCGTTAGCCAGCAAATAAAATCAAACAGCCAGTTAGTGTGTAAATTTCACAACAAAAAGTTTAATCCAACCAAGAAATGGACTTCTAAACGCTAGCTGGTTGATGTTTTTAGAACCTTTATTGGAAGAGATTGCAAACAAATGGGGTTCTCGGACAATTTCCTGCGTTACTTTGTTACTGGTGTAGCTTTGTTTGCCTCCCAGTGCAAGCCAGAAAGCTAAGCTTTCCTTTCCTTCTTTAGCGTATTTTATGGTTACACCACCCTAAAGATATAAGAAAAAAGACACCGAGTCAATGATTGGGAAGTAACTAATAGACTAACTACTTTTCATTCCCCGAAATGCAACTATTAGGGTAGTAGAATATATTAGCCaaacataaaaaaactaaaagcatGAGCTTAAAATACCAACTATATACATTCTAACGCAAAGGTGCATATCTCTAGTTACAATATCAAAGGCCGATATTATAACCCATACCTTCAAAAACTCAGCAACTTTTACAGCTAACTTATTCTTCTCAACTGTACTCTGGTTTCCAGACCAGATACAAACTGCTGAATTAGATTGTTGGATAAAGCACCCATATGAGTTTAAAGATGTTGCAGCCTATAAGATTATGTGTATCATTATCAAAGTTCGAGCTgaaaaaaatcctaaaaaagTCACACGgtatacaaaaactaaaactaGTGTATATGGGTGTACCAAATCTACTTGAAGCGCTTTATTATTATGCACGGAAGTTCCCGATATTTCAATGAGGGCAGAAGTATCTGGACTGTATGTCTCATCATTTAATTCTTTGtctgcaatgtagcttttgtaGCCAGAGCTTAATCCACCCTAGTAAAAGAAAAGATTCACCGTGTATATTTTAGCtttgaaatcatataaaatCACTAGTAAAACTTTATAACTTCAATTACCTTGAGAACAACCATAGGATGATAGAGGGCAACAAACTGAGGTGGCTCTTTTCCTTGATATATTCGACCCTGCAGGAAGAGGATAGTAAATCTTTCAAAATAAGGATGTAATCAGCGATGCAACaaaataataaggaaaaaaaaacaattgtagTACCTGCACTGGTTTGCACTTTAGAGAGCTGAACATTGATGTAGCCATCTGGAAAGCCATTTGTTGGTCCGCCTGAGGTAATATTAAATAGACAAATATATGGTAATATAATCGAGATGTAAGAGTGACCAAATGTTATTAAACTAGAATGGGATCAAACAAGATTACGGAAAAACTGAAAACATGTGGAAGCAAATATAGCAGTCTCCAATGTAACCTACTCCTTGTCTAACTAAATTTGTTTGAAATTACCTCAATGCTCTCCTTTCCAATCCAACAGCATAGGTAATGTTCTTCTTTTTGATCATTAGAATGATAAGAGTAGAGACAAATGTAGCAATCTCCACTGTAAAACTTTCCGGTATCCTCGATTGGAATTGATGTTTTAGCATCCCCATCAATACGCCATACCTAAAACACCAAAGATATTAAATCTTTGTACACCAATTTATGGCAGAATGAACTTTATGATCTAACCTCAAGATTTCCATTATCAGCAAGCAAAGGTGGAACTTCCTCCTCTACGGGAGAACTTTTTGTCTGTGCTTTAAAAACACCACCTTGTTGCTTCAGCATAGCTAGTAATGTCGAAAAGAGAAACATAGTTGGTAACTGACCATCAAATATTAAAGTGGGTTGaaatgggtcaggttgggtAAGGGTTTGAAGCAACTTCTGGCATGAATGGGTCAGGCTGGGTTGAGATGTTAACCATTCATATCAATTCATTTCTGAATTTTTTTATAGACAGTTAtgcctttttttattttttattcttatgCATTATGTGcattaaaacataaaagtaGACGATAGGCAATTTTTAACCCGTTTGCCTCGTTTATTGAAAGCACAACTAACTGACCAATTCATAAGAAAATGGGCTGAAATTTCCAACTCTAATTAAATATCCTGTCAATAGGACTTGATATACAGAAACAATCTACCTGCTACTCTTCCCCTACCCTCCTCAAACGGAGGAGCTGCTGAAGCTGATGACCAAGTCACAAAATTTGATTTAAATGAACTTGTCTCATGACCTTGGATAAGTCTTGTTACACGAGTGGACTTTGGAATATTTTCCTTTAAATTGAACTCCTGCATATAATGGGAGAATCAACAGCCAATGCACACAATACAGAAATATATCGATAGTGATCTACCTCAGCAGCCTGCATGGCAGCTCTTTTATCCTCTAATCGTGTTGCTCGACCAACCCATGTAAACACATCTGTACCACAATATAATAGATAGCATCTATCTGTGCGCAATGATGATTTGGAGAGTTCCCCAACTACTTCTTGTAGCTGACCTCCAGATATCCTGCAAATCAACAACTTAAAGGTTATATCGTTGCTTTTATTCATGCAAAATAAACATCATGGGAATCTGAAAGTGGATTTCTACCAGTAAAGTTTGGCTGGAGTTTTCTCTGGAATAGTATCATCCTCACTTGCTACTTTTTTGCCTATAGGAGCATACCCATCAAAGAGGTTCCAAAATTCAGCTGAGTTCCCCTCTGTCTGTAGCTTTCCGTCTTCTGCAACATGACAAAAAAATTGAATATCAGAAATCTTACGAATATGACTTTTAAGAGACAATTAAGTAAATTCACTATCCTCAGCAGAAAGATCATATATAGGAAATGTAAATTTACAAAAACTACTGATAATATGCCCTACCAATAATTGCAACATTGCATGTCCCCTCATGATACTTCTCTTTTAAAAGCTGAACAACATCCAACGCTTTGGATCTTTCTTGGACATTGGTGTTTGCCCCATTGAACTGAAACATTTTCTCCTTGGTGACCAATATGAATATTTCATCGTGATTTAGTGAGGATCGCATGAATGGGAcctgaaaaaagaaaagagatgcATTTCTGATCAATACAGGCACACATGAAAGGGGCAAATCAGTTGAAGTTAAATATCAAGAAATCAACAAATCTAACTAAAGGGAACTAGATAGAGAGCACTCTAAGTCTGTTTGAAGTGCATAATGCCtcaaaaatctttttatccAAAGATTTAGACTTTTACTGCATGCCAAAGGGCCTTTAGCCGAGCGGTATGTATATGTGTTGATGAAGGGTCAATATTTGCTTTAACAAGAAAACTGCTctggttattttttgttataactaACAGTCATTATTTGTAagcaaaagtaaaaaaactgcAAAAATATTAGTGGGTCAACCTGATCCGTACATAAAAAGGACCCATTGCCCAACCTGCCCATACTGTGACATAGATCAAGTATGTTTGAGTTATGTATTGGAAAACTAGACCTGCTTTAATCTGATGGCTCGTTTTCCTTCACATGTGTACAGCAGTGTTTCAAATGTTTCGTCTGCAGATGTCTTGAATCCAGACGAAAAACCTCCCTCTAATGGCATCATACATGGTTTAAAGTAGGATAAAAATCTACTAGATTCGTGACATTGAATTTCTCGATACTGTATTGCACGACTTCCAAGAACTGCATCAAGTTCAACAGCTTTCATAGCTGCTGTTCCAGCTTCATCCTAATTAACATTATGAATTCAGTGCCATCAAAGTTAAAACTCGTTATTTTACAACATAACttctttttataagaaaaatacaCAAACAAAATAGTAGTGGTACCTGGCCAGTATCTTTGCCTAACCAAAAATGTATATCATATGTATATGCACCTGCCTTGCCGGCTGTCTGCAGATAAACAAAAACTCGAAATACAATTATCCAATTGAGATATGACCACATGACTCAAAAGAAATATTTTGAAGTACTTAAGCACCTTTAGGACAATGTATGAATCGGCAGAGTAAAATCTACCATAATCAGGCTTTGGCAAAAGAACCGGCTGAGAGTTTTCAATTCTCCATATTTCAATCCCACTACAAAGAGTCAAGGAAAAATCCTACACAACAGAAACAAATGGACCGTACATGTGCACTAGAGTTCGGAAAATGggcaggtcaaatgggtcaaatcagGTCAGCTTAATTACAGGTCAAAACAGGACTTGTCAATTTGGATTAACTCACAAACACTTTTTAATGCAACTCTTTGTACATAAGAAATAGACTTTGGGCGATTTCAAATATGTTTGACCTATTTGATGAGTTCCCTTAAGCTAATTCATTACATTTCACCAGTTTGACATATAACACAGACCAAGTCGACTCATTTGTAAGTAAACGGGTCAAAATCTCTACCTCTTGCATTGCATACATTGAGATTTACAATGGAATTAACACATTTTTGtatattaaactaattaaatacgAAAAGAAATTTAATTAGGATACACTTTTAGACCAACACCATGAAATGCAGGCTCCAAAACCTTGCTAGACATAATGCAGAAATCAAATCTTGCTTATAACTTGTTTAAACAAGTATTCAGAACAAGACCATCCAAGCTTTCCTGTCCCGCACGTgattttaatctatatatttcataaatcaaaTCATCAATGAGACCATATAATATaagtaatttatatatcaaaacaaacaaatgatCTCCTCTAACGTCTTCTATATTAAAAGCATTTCATGACGAAAATCGATCAACAGAAAATTGGAAGTATGACACAATTAGAGGCAACATTTTTTGTAATCAATTAATAGAAAAACAGGAAAAgagacaaaagaaaagaaaaatacaatGCAGGTACGTACCTTTTGTGACACCCCCAACAAAAGGTGAAAAACATGAAGGCATGCACGGCCCCTacagagaaaagaaaaataataaaagaaaacagGACATAAAGTTGGTGGTTGTGTTTattatgggaaaaaaaaaaaattaaaaagaagttGTTAGAGGAAGGGATAGCAATGTAATAAAAGAGGTGTTGTTTTCCCCGAGTTTATATTAGAGAGTATCCTCACTTAATACTTAGTATGAAGGAAAACCTCCAAATACAAAAAGCATAACAATATATTAGGGAAAACTTTGCCTTCTTAGATTTAAACGTGGGTCTTAATATATAAGTGGATTATGGGTATGTTTGTCAAAAGTAGCTGTAGTAACTGTAATTTGTAGCTATAGTTTTTAATTGGAGCTGTGTTTTTAGCTAGAGCTTTTATTTTCTAGATGTGTTTGGTTTGATAGTTTTATCTGCAACTTCAAGAGGTATTTGCataagtttaaaaattaaaaagttatccAAACTACAAGCTCCTGAAATGTTACTTCAAATAACATTTCATTATGGGCctttttgtttcaaataaaaactAACACGGTACCTGCGCAAATGCAGCGGTGTTCGTAACGACGACAGTGTGATGGTGCGGACAATTGTTGATAGTGAAGGCGGCGTTGAGtggtatagataattgatgtaaaaagttaatagagatattttaaagtATGAAGGACTGATAGTGCAATAtaatcattaagggtattttagacatttcctgTAATTTTCAACATTGTTACATAaaggctattctttttataatatagtatagaagtatagattaaTGTTATATAACCAAACAAAAGCTTTTGGGGTATATTtgcttataaaaaaaacattgagTGTCAAGAGTAATAAAAAGACTAACCATATAGACTATCATTAATTTCATTATAATTACTCCTTATTATAGCAACTCtctccatttcttcaacatcttACTTCTAAGATATTTAAAATGTCCTTActaatataactaatattatttataagtcTATATAATACTCATTATACCGTTGAcgaatataaaatttataaaagtg
It encodes:
- the LOC122609193 gene encoding villin-2-like; protein product: MSTGCADNFGSGVGGRACLHVFHLLLGVSQKDFSLTLCSGIEIWRIENSQPVLLPKPDYGRFYSADSYIVLKTAGKAGAYTYDIHFWLGKDTGQDEAGTAAMKAVELDAVLGSRAIQYREIQCHESSRFLSYFKPCMMPLEGGFSSGFKTSADETFETLLYTCEGKRAIRLKQVPFMRSSLNHDEIFILVTKEKMFQFNGANTNVQERSKALDVVQLLKEKYHEGTCNVAIIEDGKLQTEGNSAEFWNLFDGYAPIGKKVASEDDTIPEKTPAKLYWISGGQLQEVVGELSKSSLRTDRCYLLYCGTDVFTWVGRATRLEDKRAAMQAAEEFNLKENIPKSTRVTRLIQGHETSSFKSNFVTWSSASAAPPFEEGRGRVAAMLKQQGGVFKAQTKSSPVEEEVPPLLADNGNLEVWRIDGDAKTSIPIEDTGKFYSGDCYICLYSYHSNDQKEEHYLCCWIGKESIEADQQMAFQMATSMFSSLKCKPVQGRIYQGKEPPQFVALYHPMVVLKGGLSSGYKSYIADKELNDETYSPDTSALIEISGTSVHNNKALQVDLAATSLNSYGCFIQQSNSAVCIWSGNQSTVEKNKLAVKVAEFLKGGVTIKYAKEGKESLAFWLALGGKQSYTSNKVTQEIVREPHLFAISSNKGKFEIEEVYSFEQDDLLTEDVMILDTHAEVAVWVGQSVDPKEKQKAFGTGQKYVDLAASTDGLSPYVPLYKVPEGSEPCFFTTYFSWDPSKISAQATSFKKKAVLLFGPGCITESQDNKPRVSLSGATQRASAMAALTSAFKSSNVTKTPVAPRMPSHGSQRAAAVAALSTVLTAEKKGPPDSPPRRHHRRNTSTESISPGIGGGPGSPRFSTGAASPGFGGGAASPGVSGGAASPGISGGAVSPGITGGSSISDEAPVQTEEPSNVSEQNEGSEATNETETSEPTLETNEQESSTKETDETEKDCENSQSSYTYEQLKAKSTNPVTGIDYKKREAYLSDEEFEDVFNMTKEAFYKLPRWKQDQLKRKVDLF